From a region of the Plodia interpunctella isolate USDA-ARS_2022_Savannah chromosome 13, ilPloInte3.2, whole genome shotgun sequence genome:
- the LOC128674827 gene encoding prostaglandin reductase 1-like, giving the protein MAKALGFTYIANRFYSAGVPKVRAQKYVLNKYFQGEPKKSDFQIIEEELSVLKDGEILTEAEFLSVDPYMRAYMIGYKLPTDMIGGQVAKIIASRNKKFPEGKYVAGSFGWRTHTICNPSLPPKIGFLPTTLLPDISPHPVSLGLGILGMPGNTAHFGLKEICQAKPGETIVITGAAGAVGSHVGQIAKAIGCRVVGFAGSDEKCEYLEKDLGFDRAFNYKTANIKLALKDGAPKRVDCYFDNVGGEISTTIMNFMNYYGRVAVCGSISSYNDDKLPKVTILQPAIVFKELKVEGFLVNRWIDRWDEGINANLKLLREGKLKYNEKIYHGFDNMVDALVGMLRGENTGKAVVKVK; this is encoded by the exons ATGGCAAAAGCATTGGGTTTCACATATATTGCCAATCGTTTCTACTCAGCAGGAGTTCCCAAAGTGAGAGCGCAAAAATAtgttcttaataaatatttccaagGCGAACCTAAAAAAAgtgattttcaaataatagaaGAAGAACTATCGGTTTTAAAGGATGGAG aaattttaaCTGAAGCAGAGTTTCTAAGCGTTGATCCGTACATGCGAGCGTACATGATTGGATATAAGCTGCCAACCGATATGATCGGTGGCCAAGTGGCGAA gATTATTGCAAGtcgcaataaaaaatttcCCGAAGGAAAATATGTAGCGGGTTCATTCGGATGGCGAACCCATACGATTTGCAATCCTTCTTTGCCACCAAAAATTGGATTTTTGCCCACGACACTGCTGCCAGACATCAGTCCACACCCGGTGTCCCTTGGTTTGGGTATTCTCGGCATGCCtgg GAACACTGCACATTTTGGACTTAAGGAGATATGCCAGGCCAAGCCCGGAGAGACCATAGTGATCACGGGAGCGGCTGGAGCAGTCGGCTCTCATGTTGGACAAATAGCTAAAGCGATCG GTTGCCGTGTCGTTGGTTTCGCTGGTAGTGACGAAAAATGCgaatatttagaaaaagatTTGGGATTTGACAGAGCATTTAATTATAAGACGGCCAACATAAAACTTGCGTTAAAAGATGGCGCTCCTAAACGAGTCGATTGCTATTTCGATAAT GTTGGAGGTGAAATCAGTACAACTATCATGAACTTCATGAATTATTACGGAAGAGTGGCAGTGTGTGGCTCAATATCATCatataatgatgataaattgCCAAAGG ttacaattttacaacctgcaatagtttttaaagAACTAAAGGTTGAAGGATTTTTGGTGAATAGATGGATTGATCGTTGGGATGAGGGTATAAATGCAAATCTGAAGTTGTTACGAGAAGGAAAACTGaaatacaatgaaaaaatatatcacggGTTTGATAACATGGTGGATGCTCTCGTCGGCATGCTTCGAGGCGAAAACACAGGCAAAGCTGTCGTTAAAGTTaagtaa